Proteins encoded within one genomic window of Streptomyces taklimakanensis:
- a CDS encoding zinc-dependent alcohol dehydrogenase produces the protein MKAVVWHGVGDIRVEDVPEPGIRDPHDAVVRITSSAICGTDLHFVRGTMPGMKEGRILGHEAVGVVEEVGPGVRDFRPGDRVVVPSTVACGTCSYCRAGYYAQCDNANPGGKRAGTVFFGGPEAAGGLDGLQAEYARIPYAHVGLVPLPDTVDDAQAILLSDIYPTAWFGARLAEVGDGDTVAVLGAGPVGQAAIACARLQGAGRIIVVDGVPDRLDLARDQHAETVDFNAEDPVEAVVDLTGGIGVDRVIDAVGVDAQRPSRGPAAEALAERAEEFDRERDEIAPEQRPDGDTWVPGDAPSLAARWAVRMAAKAGTVGTVGVYPPQVERYPFGEAFMKNLTLRSGNCHHRRYLPRLVSLVASGELDPTPLVTRWEGMTDAVEAYRTFDRREAGWTKVALGADGRGSIAPGLGEAAGTGAATTAGTNG, from the coding sequence ATGAAGGCTGTGGTGTGGCACGGCGTGGGCGACATTCGGGTCGAGGACGTCCCCGAGCCGGGGATCCGGGATCCGCACGACGCGGTCGTGCGGATCACCTCCTCGGCGATCTGCGGAACCGACCTGCACTTCGTGCGCGGCACGATGCCGGGGATGAAGGAGGGCAGGATCCTGGGGCACGAGGCCGTCGGCGTGGTGGAGGAGGTCGGGCCGGGCGTGCGCGACTTCCGCCCCGGGGACCGGGTGGTGGTGCCCTCCACGGTCGCCTGCGGCACGTGCAGCTACTGCCGGGCCGGCTACTACGCGCAGTGCGACAACGCCAACCCCGGCGGGAAGCGGGCGGGCACGGTCTTCTTCGGCGGCCCCGAGGCGGCCGGCGGCCTGGACGGACTGCAGGCGGAGTACGCCCGGATCCCCTACGCGCACGTCGGCCTGGTGCCCCTGCCCGACACCGTCGACGACGCCCAGGCGATCCTGCTCTCCGACATCTACCCCACGGCCTGGTTCGGCGCGCGGCTCGCCGAGGTCGGGGACGGCGACACGGTCGCGGTCCTGGGTGCCGGTCCCGTGGGCCAGGCCGCGATCGCCTGCGCCCGGCTGCAGGGGGCCGGGCGGATCATCGTGGTGGACGGTGTTCCCGACCGGCTGGACCTGGCCCGCGACCAGCACGCCGAGACGGTCGACTTCAACGCCGAGGACCCCGTCGAGGCGGTGGTGGACCTGACCGGCGGCATCGGGGTGGACCGGGTGATCGACGCGGTCGGCGTCGACGCGCAGCGCCCCTCCCGCGGCCCGGCCGCCGAGGCCCTGGCCGAGCGGGCGGAGGAGTTCGACCGCGAACGCGACGAGATCGCCCCCGAACAGCGGCCCGACGGCGACACCTGGGTCCCCGGCGACGCCCCGTCCCTGGCGGCCCGTTGGGCGGTGCGGATGGCGGCCAAGGCGGGCACGGTGGGCACCGTCGGCGTCTATCCGCCGCAGGTGGAGCGCTATCCGTTCGGCGAGGCGTTCATGAAGAACCTCACGTTGCGGTCGGGCAACTGCCACCACCGCCGTTACCTGCCCCGTCTGGTGTCCCTGGTCGCCTCCGGCGAGCTGGACCCCACCCCGTTGGTGACCCGTTGGGAGGGGATGACGGACGCGGTCGAGGCGTACCGGACGTTCGACCGTCGGGAGGCGGGCTGGACCAAGGTGGCCCTGGGGGCGGACGGGCGGGGCTCGATCGCCCCCGGGCTGGGCGAGGCCGCCGGCACCGGAGCCGCCACCACCGCGGGAACCAACGGCTGA
- a CDS encoding ATP-grasp domain-containing protein — translation MTVVCLESLTFGLGNLVRAAGSLGERLRLLTRDPGWYAHELGRLSDDALDVVEIDTFDTEAVAAELSRTPRLRGLISSTDTWALIGAELTARFDLPGPDPAVLRLTRDKAKVRDLLYAAGLTRSRATEVDPGRADDELPALLRKEIGLPAVLKDTAGTGSRNVWLVRDERELETALREAAERTLFGRLFAEPYFSGPVYSAETLTWRGHTRLLGVSSRLMSREPYFREEVTAFPVAFPEEQRASLERWLDEVLAAVGYTDRFAHVEFALTLAGPEIVEINPRIGGALVAEGMCRSLGCNVYEAMVETALGRRPRLIDAEPPGGPAVAFVLGYPERPGVFTGVQGLERLADMPGSPTWYPTKRVGDRIEHLTDSRGYAGIVHAEAETAELATHRAVAAANALRVLTEEARDG, via the coding sequence GTGACGGTGGTCTGCCTGGAATCCCTCACCTTCGGCCTGGGGAACCTGGTGCGCGCCGCCGGATCCCTCGGGGAGCGGCTGCGGTTGCTGACCCGTGACCCCGGCTGGTACGCCCACGAGTTGGGCCGGCTGTCCGACGACGCCCTGGACGTGGTCGAGATCGACACCTTCGACACCGAGGCCGTGGCGGCCGAGCTGTCCCGCACCCCCCGACTGCGCGGTCTCATCAGCTCCACCGACACCTGGGCCCTGATCGGCGCCGAGTTGACGGCCCGCTTCGACCTGCCCGGCCCGGACCCGGCCGTCCTGCGGCTGACGCGGGACAAGGCGAAGGTCCGCGACCTGCTGTACGCGGCCGGTCTGACCCGGTCCCGGGCGACGGAGGTGGACCCGGGCCGCGCGGACGACGAGCTGCCGGCGCTGCTGCGCAAGGAGATCGGCCTCCCCGCCGTCCTCAAGGACACCGCGGGCACCGGCAGCCGGAACGTGTGGCTGGTCCGCGACGAGCGGGAGCTGGAGACGGCGCTGCGCGAGGCCGCCGAACGCACCCTGTTCGGGCGCCTGTTCGCCGAACCGTACTTCTCCGGGCCGGTCTACAGCGCCGAGACGCTCACCTGGCGGGGGCACACCCGGCTGCTGGGCGTCTCCAGCAGGCTGATGTCGCGCGAGCCGTACTTCCGCGAGGAGGTCACCGCCTTCCCCGTCGCCTTCCCCGAGGAACAGCGCGCCTCGCTGGAGCGGTGGCTGGACGAGGTCCTCGCGGCCGTGGGGTACACCGACCGCTTCGCCCACGTGGAGTTCGCCCTCACCCTCGCGGGCCCGGAGATCGTCGAGATCAACCCTCGCATCGGTGGGGCCCTGGTCGCCGAGGGCATGTGCCGCTCCCTGGGCTGCAACGTCTACGAGGCGATGGTGGAGACCGCGCTCGGCCGCCGTCCCCGCCTGATCGACGCGGAGCCGCCCGGCGGACCGGCGGTCGCCTTCGTCCTGGGCTACCCCGAACGGCCCGGGGTGTTCACCGGTGTCCAGGGGCTGGAGAGGCTGGCGGACATGCCCGGCTCCCCCACCTGGTACCCGACCAAACGCGTCGGCGACCGCATCGAGCACCTGACGGACAGCCGCGGCTACGCGGGCATCGTCCACGCGGAGGCCGAGACCGCGGAGTTGGCCACCCACCGCGCCGTGGCCGCCGCCAACGCCCTGCGCGTCCTCACCGAGGAGGCGCGGGACGGATGA
- a CDS encoding ABC transporter substrate-binding protein: protein MYDGTFPLPPLPRGRARRRTARGPALALVAVLVTGCGADAGSDDRTASEPASAGGFPVTVDNCGVRTTYEEPPSRVVTIHQHPAELMLSLGLRYVMVGTAFPDSAVLPALRKDFESIPRLAEREPSFETVLAAEPDFVYGGYGAAFAENEGRSREAFADAGIDTHLNREYCGEGEVTMDDAYEEIRTLGRIFGVRERAGDLVADLRRRVAETTEAVEGAPTVPVFVYDSGDGSAYTAGGRGLGTEIIRLAGGRNVFDDLDEVFGDVSWEQVVERRPEVIVIHHYRGAGSVERKKEFLLSQPALADVPAIRNERFVVLPLTATLVGVRPPHAVADLARALHPERFR from the coding sequence GTGTACGACGGAACGTTCCCTCTGCCGCCCCTCCCCCGCGGCCGCGCGCGCCGGAGAACCGCGCGCGGTCCGGCCCTCGCACTGGTCGCCGTCCTGGTGACCGGCTGCGGTGCCGACGCGGGTTCCGACGACCGGACCGCGTCCGAGCCCGCGTCCGCGGGGGGTTTCCCCGTCACCGTCGACAACTGCGGCGTCCGTACGACGTACGAGGAACCGCCGTCCCGGGTCGTCACCATCCACCAACACCCGGCGGAGCTGATGCTCTCCCTCGGGCTGAGGTACGTCATGGTCGGCACCGCCTTCCCCGACTCCGCGGTGCTGCCCGCCCTGCGGAAGGACTTCGAGAGCATCCCGCGACTGGCCGAGAGGGAACCCTCCTTCGAGACGGTCCTGGCGGCCGAGCCGGACTTCGTCTACGGCGGCTACGGCGCCGCCTTCGCCGAGAACGAGGGCCGTTCCCGCGAGGCGTTCGCCGACGCGGGCATCGACACCCACCTCAACCGCGAGTACTGCGGCGAGGGCGAGGTGACCATGGACGACGCCTACGAGGAGATCCGCACCCTCGGGAGGATCTTCGGCGTGCGGGAGCGCGCCGGGGACCTGGTGGCCGACCTCCGAAGGCGGGTCGCCGAGACCACCGAGGCCGTCGAGGGCGCCCCCACCGTGCCGGTGTTCGTCTACGACAGCGGTGACGGGTCCGCCTACACCGCGGGGGGAAGGGGCCTGGGCACCGAGATCATCCGGTTGGCCGGCGGACGCAACGTGTTCGACGACCTGGACGAGGTCTTCGGCGACGTCTCCTGGGAACAGGTCGTCGAGCGCAGGCCCGAGGTCATCGTGATCCACCACTACCGCGGTGCGGGCAGCGTCGAGCGGAAGAAGGAGTTCCTGCTCTCCCAGCCCGCCCTCGCCGATGTGCCCGCCATCAGGAACGAGCGGTTCGTCGTGCTGCCGCTGACCGCCACCCTGGTCGGCGTGCGTCCCCCGCACGCCGTGGCGGACCTGGCCCGCGCCCTGCACCCCGAGCGGTTCCGGTGA
- a CDS encoding MerR family transcriptional regulator — protein MTDERRMRIGEVAERTGLSLRTIRHYEEVGLVVPSARTKGGFRLYTAADVDRLMVVRRMKPLDFSLEEMRDLLSITDRLSDAGSLAEAERERLRERLDAYRRVADARCETLRARLMAAEDFAATLRGRLAAHD, from the coding sequence GTGACGGACGAGCGGCGGATGCGGATCGGTGAGGTGGCCGAGCGGACGGGCCTGTCGCTGCGCACCATCCGGCACTACGAGGAGGTCGGCCTGGTGGTCCCCTCCGCCCGCACCAAGGGCGGCTTCCGGCTCTACACCGCCGCCGACGTGGACCGGCTGATGGTGGTGCGCCGGATGAAGCCGTTGGACTTCTCCCTGGAGGAGATGCGCGACCTGCTGTCCATCACCGACCGGCTCTCGGATGCCGGATCCCTGGCGGAGGCCGAGCGCGAGCGGTTGCGCGAACGCCTGGACGCCTACCGCAGGGTCGCCGACGCCCGCTGCGAGACGCTGCGCGCCCGGCTGATGGCCGCCGAGGACTTCGCCGCCACCCTCCGCGGCAGACTCGCCGCCCACGACTGA
- a CDS encoding class I SAM-dependent methyltransferase: MTRTDGFEDDDFWTGFYDFLFPEQRFAQAEELLATSPLLSFPPGSRTLDLCCGPGVFTVPLARRGLEVTGVDRSPAMLEKARKSCEAAGVEARFVRADALHHVEAGAYDVVLNMFTSFGYFEDPDDNARVLRNMHDCLVPGGRLVLDVAGKEILARRVTPPKVVRRGEDLLVQTDTVLDDWARLRSDWVLVRGDRVDRAGLVWFVYSAVELREMAEEAGFGEVEVFGGFDGRPYDQEAERLVLRAVRKG, from the coding sequence ATGACACGGACGGACGGGTTCGAGGACGACGACTTCTGGACCGGTTTCTACGACTTCCTCTTCCCCGAGCAGCGTTTCGCCCAGGCCGAGGAACTCCTCGCCACCTCTCCCCTGCTCTCCTTCCCGCCCGGGTCCCGCACGCTCGACCTGTGTTGCGGGCCCGGCGTGTTCACCGTCCCCCTCGCCCGCCGCGGCCTGGAGGTCACCGGCGTGGACCGCAGCCCGGCCATGCTGGAGAAGGCGCGAAAATCCTGCGAGGCGGCCGGGGTGGAGGCCCGGTTCGTACGGGCCGACGCCCTGCACCACGTCGAGGCGGGCGCGTACGACGTGGTGCTCAACATGTTCACCTCCTTCGGTTACTTCGAGGATCCGGACGACAACGCCCGGGTGCTGCGCAACATGCACGACTGTCTGGTGCCCGGGGGCAGGCTGGTGCTGGACGTGGCCGGCAAGGAGATCCTGGCCCGCAGGGTGACGCCCCCGAAGGTCGTCCGGCGCGGCGAGGACCTGCTGGTGCAGACCGACACCGTGCTGGACGACTGGGCCCGGTTGCGCAGCGACTGGGTCCTGGTGCGCGGGGACCGCGTCGACCGCGCCGGCCTGGTGTGGTTCGTCTACAGCGCGGTCGAGCTGCGCGAGATGGCCGAGGAGGCCGGTTTCGGGGAGGTGGAGGTCTTCGGCGGCTTCGACGGCCGTCCCTACGACCAGGAGGCGGAGCGGCTGGTGCTGCGGGCCGTCCGCAAGGGGTGA
- a CDS encoding pyridoxal-phosphate dependent enzyme, protein MTHAHIADALKTPTLVRLSEGTVLARFESMKIYSALAAVRRLLQEGRIRPGQTLLDSSSGIYAHALALACHRHGMRCHIVASTTVDATTLAQLEILGATVEQVEPSENLKLDQELRVRRVRRILRERPDVHWMRQYHDDVHYLGYREVADLVAAEVAAEFPGRPLTVVGGVGSGASTGGLVERLRHHDPSVRLVGLQPFGSVTFGSERHHDPEAIIAGIGSSIPFDNVRHHLYDTVHWMDFTHAMAGAVALLREHAVFAGLSTGAAHLAASWEARRFPDRLHLVIGADTGHRYVERVFARHREAPDPAALKPVEIASPAELSMPWSTMAWNRAPWPARPNDRKEPTP, encoded by the coding sequence GTGACACACGCCCACATCGCCGATGCCCTCAAGACGCCGACGCTGGTCCGGCTCTCCGAGGGGACGGTCCTGGCCCGTTTCGAGTCGATGAAGATCTACTCCGCGCTCGCCGCCGTGCGCCGGCTCCTCCAGGAGGGGAGGATCCGGCCCGGACAGACCCTCCTGGACAGTTCCAGCGGCATCTACGCCCACGCCCTGGCCCTGGCCTGCCACCGCCATGGCATGCGCTGTCACATCGTGGCCTCCACCACCGTCGACGCCACCACCCTCGCCCAACTGGAGATCCTCGGCGCCACCGTCGAACAGGTCGAACCGTCGGAGAACCTCAAGCTCGACCAGGAGTTACGGGTGCGGCGCGTACGGCGGATCCTGCGCGAACGGCCCGACGTCCACTGGATGCGCCAGTACCACGACGACGTCCACTACCTCGGCTACCGCGAGGTGGCCGACCTCGTCGCCGCCGAGGTGGCCGCGGAGTTCCCCGGCCGGCCCCTGACGGTGGTCGGCGGCGTCGGCTCGGGCGCGTCCACCGGGGGGTTGGTGGAACGGCTCCGGCACCACGACCCCTCGGTCCGGCTGGTGGGCCTGCAGCCCTTCGGCAGCGTGACCTTCGGCAGCGAGCGCCATCACGACCCCGAGGCGATCATCGCCGGCATCGGCTCCTCCATCCCCTTCGACAACGTCCGCCACCACCTGTACGACACCGTCCACTGGATGGACTTCACCCACGCGATGGCGGGGGCCGTCGCGCTGCTGCGCGAACACGCCGTGTTCGCCGGACTGTCCACGGGCGCGGCCCACCTGGCCGCCTCCTGGGAGGCCCGCCGGTTTCCCGACCGGCTCCACCTGGTGATCGGCGCCGACACCGGTCACCGCTACGTCGAGCGGGTCTTCGCCCGCCACCGCGAGGCGCCGGACCCGGCCGCGCTGAAGCCGGTGGAGATCGCCTCGCCGGCGGAACTGTCCATGCCCTGGTCCACGATGGCCTGGAACCGCGCCCCCTGGCCGGCGCGGCCCAACGACCGGAAGGAGCCGACGCCGTGA
- a CDS encoding FecCD family ABC transporter permease yields MLLGVLLSVSLTAGLAIGSVRVPPGQVWSVLAHHLGAGWVEADWPRARETIVLEVRAPRVLLGAVTGAGLAVVGTVMQALVRNPLADPYLLGVSSGASLGAVLVIVSGVGVFGALSLPVSAFVGALVTLLLVYATARAGGRITSTRLVLSGVAVAAVLTAVTHLVLLTAERGNQAREVLSWTLGGLGGVRWSTLWLPATVLPAAVALLLTRARPLNLLLAGEEAATTMGLDVARFRARMFVLLSLVTGVLVAAAGPIGFVGLMLPHVVRLFTGGDHRRVLPAAALAGAVFLVWADIAARTVAAPQEIPVGVLTALCGGPFFLWLMRRDARRGADRRDR; encoded by the coding sequence GTGCTCCTCGGCGTGCTCCTGTCGGTCTCGCTGACGGCCGGGCTGGCCATCGGCTCGGTGCGCGTCCCGCCCGGCCAGGTCTGGAGCGTCCTCGCGCACCACCTGGGCGCCGGTTGGGTGGAGGCGGACTGGCCCCGGGCGCGCGAGACGATCGTGCTGGAGGTGCGGGCCCCCCGCGTCCTGTTGGGCGCCGTGACCGGTGCCGGGTTGGCGGTGGTCGGCACGGTCATGCAGGCCCTGGTGCGCAACCCGCTGGCGGACCCGTACCTGCTGGGCGTCTCCTCGGGCGCCTCGCTGGGAGCCGTGCTGGTCATCGTCTCCGGCGTCGGCGTCTTCGGCGCGCTGTCGCTGCCGGTGTCGGCGTTCGTCGGGGCCCTGGTGACGCTGCTGCTGGTGTACGCGACCGCGCGTGCGGGGGGACGCATCACCTCGACGCGGCTGGTGCTCTCCGGTGTCGCCGTCGCCGCCGTGCTGACCGCCGTCACCCACCTGGTGCTGTTGACCGCCGAGCGGGGCAACCAGGCCAGGGAGGTCCTCTCCTGGACGCTCGGCGGCCTCGGCGGGGTGCGTTGGAGCACCCTGTGGCTGCCCGCGACCGTGCTGCCGGCGGCCGTCGCGCTGCTGCTGACGCGGGCCCGGCCGCTGAACCTGCTGCTGGCGGGCGAGGAGGCGGCCACCACCATGGGGTTGGACGTGGCGCGCTTCCGCGCCCGGATGTTCGTCCTGCTGTCCCTGGTCACCGGCGTCCTGGTCGCGGCGGCCGGGCCCATCGGCTTCGTCGGCCTGATGCTGCCGCACGTCGTGCGGCTGTTCACCGGTGGGGACCACCGCCGCGTCCTGCCGGCCGCGGCCCTGGCGGGGGCGGTGTTCCTGGTCTGGGCCGACATCGCGGCCCGCACCGTCGCCGCTCCACAGGAGATCCCCGTCGGAGTGTTGACGGCCCTGTGCGGCGGCCCGTTCTTCCTGTGGCTGATGCGCCGGGACGCCCGGCGGGGCGCCGACCGGAGGGATCGATGA
- a CDS encoding thiamine pyrophosphate-requiring protein, which yields MKVADHVLRRLREWGVECVFGYAGDGINGLLAAWGRAENEPRFVQSRHEEMSAFQAVGYAKFSGRVGVCAATSGPGAIHLLNGLYDAKLDHVPVVAIVGQTDRSAMGGSYQQEVDLVSLYKDVASDFCEMATVPEQLPNLIDRAIRTAYGRRTVTAIILPADVQELEYTPPGHEFKMVPSSLGLGRAAPVPADEDLARAAQVLNAGERPAVLIGQGARGARAEVEQIADVLGAGVAKALLGKDALPDDLPYVTGAIGLLGTRPSYELMRDCDTLLVVGSSFPYTQFLPDLDQARAVQIDIDPHMVGLRYPFEVNLVGDASATLARLLPLLHRKEDRSWRQTVERNVSRWWEVMGRRAALDADPVNPEYVVHALDDLLPDDAVVTADSGSAANWYARHLRFRGSVRGSLSGTLATMGPGVPYAIGAKFAHPDRPAIALVGDGAMQMNGLMEMVTAAKYRSLWSDPRLIVCVLNNGDLNQVTWEMRSMSGAPQFEESQHIPDLPYADIAIRFGLDGVRVEKPEDVRPAWERALAADRPFVLDVRTDPAVPPIPPHATWDQMEATASAILRGDSDRGSVVRQGVKAKVQEFLPGGKDPREEQGR from the coding sequence ATGAAGGTGGCCGACCACGTCCTGCGGCGGCTGCGCGAGTGGGGCGTGGAGTGCGTCTTCGGCTATGCGGGCGACGGGATCAACGGGCTGTTGGCCGCGTGGGGGCGGGCGGAGAACGAGCCGAGGTTCGTCCAGTCCCGGCACGAGGAGATGTCGGCCTTCCAGGCGGTGGGGTACGCGAAGTTCTCCGGCAGGGTGGGGGTGTGCGCGGCGACCTCCGGCCCCGGCGCGATCCACCTCCTCAACGGGCTGTACGACGCCAAGCTCGACCACGTGCCGGTGGTGGCGATCGTCGGCCAGACCGACCGCAGCGCGATGGGCGGCTCCTATCAGCAGGAGGTGGACCTGGTCAGCCTGTACAAGGACGTGGCCTCGGACTTCTGCGAGATGGCGACGGTGCCCGAGCAGTTGCCCAACCTGATCGACCGGGCGATCCGCACCGCCTACGGCCGGCGCACGGTGACCGCGATCATCCTCCCGGCGGACGTGCAGGAACTGGAGTACACCCCGCCCGGCCACGAGTTCAAGATGGTGCCCTCCAGCCTCGGGCTGGGCAGGGCCGCGCCGGTCCCGGCGGACGAGGACCTGGCGCGGGCGGCGCAGGTGCTCAACGCCGGCGAGAGGCCGGCCGTCCTGATCGGGCAGGGCGCCCGGGGCGCGCGGGCGGAGGTCGAACAGATCGCCGACGTGCTCGGCGCGGGCGTGGCCAAGGCCCTGCTGGGCAAGGACGCCCTCCCCGACGACCTGCCGTACGTCACCGGCGCGATCGGGCTGCTGGGCACGCGCCCCTCCTACGAGTTGATGCGCGACTGCGACACCCTGCTGGTGGTCGGCTCCAGCTTCCCGTACACCCAGTTCCTGCCCGACCTGGACCAGGCACGCGCGGTGCAGATCGACATCGACCCGCACATGGTCGGCCTGCGCTACCCCTTCGAGGTGAACCTCGTCGGCGACGCGAGTGCCACCCTGGCGCGGCTGTTGCCACTGCTGCACCGCAAGGAGGACCGCTCCTGGCGGCAGACCGTCGAGCGGAACGTCTCCCGCTGGTGGGAGGTCATGGGGCGGCGCGCCGCGCTGGACGCCGACCCGGTCAACCCCGAGTACGTGGTGCACGCGTTGGACGACCTGCTGCCCGACGACGCCGTCGTCACCGCCGACTCCGGCTCGGCCGCCAACTGGTACGCCCGTCACCTGCGGTTCAGGGGTTCGGTGCGCGGCTCGCTGTCGGGCACGTTGGCGACCATGGGGCCGGGCGTGCCCTACGCCATCGGGGCGAAGTTCGCTCACCCCGACCGGCCGGCCATCGCCCTGGTCGGGGACGGGGCGATGCAGATGAACGGCCTGATGGAGATGGTCACCGCCGCCAAGTACCGTTCCCTGTGGTCCGACCCGCGGCTGATCGTGTGCGTGCTGAACAACGGGGACCTGAACCAGGTCACCTGGGAGATGCGGTCGATGAGCGGCGCCCCGCAGTTCGAGGAGTCCCAGCACATCCCCGACCTGCCCTACGCCGACATCGCCATCCGGTTCGGCCTGGACGGCGTGCGCGTGGAGAAGCCCGAGGACGTCCGCCCCGCCTGGGAGAGGGCACTGGCGGCCGACCGTCCCTTCGTCCTGGACGTCCGCACCGACCCGGCGGTGCCGCCGATTCCCCCGCACGCCACCTGGGACCAGATGGAGGCCACCGCCTCCGCGATCCTCCGCGGCGACAGCGACCGGGGCTCGGTGGTCCGTCAGGGGGTCAAGGCCAAGGTGCAGGAGTTCCTCCCCGGCGGGAAGGACCCCCGGGAGGAACAGGGTCGATAA
- a CDS encoding ABC transporter ATP-binding protein: protein MSAAELGVENLTVAAGARRLVREVSLTAAPGETIGLIGPNGSGKSSLLRAVYRVLRPEAGRVLVDGADAWSVPVRRLARTLAAVVQEPGGDLDLTVREVVAMGRTPHKRLLDGDGPDDTRLVEESLALVDAAELADRPFDRLSGGERQRVLIARALTQQPALLVLDEPTNHLDVRHQLAVLGLLRRVPTTVLVALHDLNLAACHCDRLYVLKDGEVVAAGPPRQVLTARLLAEVYGVAGEVTLHPRTGAPHVVFLPEGTTPSVRAGARAGAEAGGDRPPVRVRGPRGGCPSREGT, encoded by the coding sequence ATGAGCGCGGCCGAACTCGGTGTCGAGAACCTCACGGTCGCGGCCGGGGCCCGCCGGCTGGTGCGGGAGGTGTCGCTGACCGCCGCTCCCGGCGAGACGATCGGCCTGATCGGCCCGAACGGCAGCGGCAAGTCCAGCCTGCTGCGCGCCGTCTACCGCGTGCTGCGTCCCGAGGCCGGGCGGGTGCTGGTGGACGGGGCGGACGCCTGGTCCGTGCCCGTGCGTCGACTGGCGCGCACCCTGGCGGCGGTGGTGCAGGAACCCGGCGGCGACCTGGATCTGACGGTGCGCGAGGTGGTGGCCATGGGGCGCACCCCGCACAAGCGCCTGCTCGACGGCGACGGCCCCGACGACACCCGGCTGGTGGAGGAGTCGCTGGCCCTGGTCGACGCGGCGGAACTGGCGGACCGGCCGTTCGACCGGCTCTCCGGCGGCGAACGGCAGCGCGTGCTCATCGCGCGGGCCCTGACGCAGCAGCCCGCCCTGTTGGTCCTGGACGAACCGACCAACCACCTGGACGTCCGGCACCAGTTGGCGGTGCTGGGTCTGCTGCGCCGCGTCCCGACCACCGTCCTGGTCGCCCTCCACGACCTGAACCTGGCCGCCTGCCACTGCGACCGCCTCTACGTCCTCAAGGACGGCGAGGTGGTGGCGGCCGGGCCGCCACGGCAGGTGCTCACCGCGCGGCTGCTGGCCGAGGTGTACGGCGTGGCCGGGGAAGTGACCCTCCATCCCCGCACCGGGGCGCCCCATGTCGTCTTCCTCCCGGAGGGGACCACACCGAGCGTCCGGGCGGGTGCCCGGGCGGGCGCCGAAGCGGGCGGGGACCGGCCGCCCGTTCGCGTCCGCGGCCCGCGCGGTGGGTGCCCGTCGCGGGAGGGGACGTGA